The Verrucomicrobiota bacterium nucleotide sequence CGTCAAAGGCATGTCGGCCGCGGCGGTAGCTTTTGGAGCGCCTTTCATTTCGGGGAAAGACTCGTTCTACAATTTCTTTGAAACCGAAGACGGCTCGATCTCCATCCCCACGACCCTCTTGGCGAGCGGAATTGGCATCGTGCACCATCTCGATCACATCCTGGGCTCTTCCCTGCGCCGGGCCGATTCGGTCATCGGTATTCTCGGGGCCACGACCGGGGAACTGGGCGGGAGTGTCTTGGCCCGTCGGGCGGAGTTGGGGGTGCAGCCCGTCCCGGCGACCGAGGCCGGGGCCGCTATGGCCAGCTACCGGGACTTTCATGAGGCGCGTCGCAACGGGCTCTTTCTGAGCGCCCACGATTGCTCGGAGGGAGGACTGGTGACGGCCTTGGCCGAAATGGGCTTCTCAGGAAAGGGGGGGTTGGAAATCGATCTGGAGGCGCTCCCGGTCCGGGGCGAGGTGCCTGCTCTAGCCCGGCTTTTCGCGGAAACGCCTTCCCGCATTCTTTTGGAAATCTCCCCGGAGAAGGTGCCGGATGTCTTGGCGGTCTTTTCCGATCATCCGTTCGCTCTTTTAGGGCAGGCTCGCAGTCAGCATGCCGATTTGGTCGTGACCCAGGGCGAGACCCCCCTCCTGCGCGAATCTCTCAGCGATCTCAAAGCACTATGGAAAAGCGGCCTCAAGCGCTACTATTGAAGTTCCCCGGAACGAACTGCGATGCCGAAACCCGCCGCGCCTTGGAGCTGGTCGGCTTTGGCACCACCTTGCTGCCCACGGCCGAGCTGACGCCCCGGCATCTGGAGCCAGCGGATCTGGTGCTCTTTTCGGGTGGCTTCAGCTACGGGGACTACATCATGGCAGGTCGCTTGGCCCAGCTGCGGCTGGAAGAGAAAGTGGGCGGGGCCCTGAAGGAGTTCGTGGCGGCAGGGGGGTGCCTTCTCGGCATTTGCAATGGCTTCCAGATTCTCACGAAAACGGGGCTGCTCCCCGGGGGCAGCCTCATTGACAACAGTTCGGGTCGGTTTGTCTGTCGCTGGGCGGGTTTGAGAGTGGAAGCACCCGAGAGTCCTTTTTTGCAAGGGGTGCCCCGGGAGTTGGAGCTTCCTGTGGCCCACGCCGAAGGACGCTTTGTGAGCGAGCGAGCGGTGCAAGAACTGCGGGATGCGGGAGCCATCGCCCTGACGTACGCTGAGAACTTCAATGGCTCGGCGGCGGCCATCGCGGGCTTGCAAGATGAGACCG carries:
- the purQ gene encoding phosphoribosylformylglycinamidine synthase I, with the translated sequence MEKRPQALLLKFPGTNCDAETRRALELVGFGTTLLPTAELTPRHLEPADLVLFSGGFSYGDYIMAGRLAQLRLEEKVGGALKEFVAAGGCLLGICNGFQILTKTGLLPGGSLIDNSSGRFVCRWAGLRVEAPESPFLQGVPRELELPVAHAEGRFVSERAVQELRDAGAIALTYAENFNGSAAAIAGLQDETGRVLGLMPHPERFLHRRHHYDPDWQGEGERGTGYSFFQSIYQHLLSPTS